From the Xyrauchen texanus isolate HMW12.3.18 chromosome 49, RBS_HiC_50CHRs, whole genome shotgun sequence genome, one window contains:
- the LOC127640219 gene encoding G-protein coupled receptor 15 codes for MLQFNRTVPLSVDFTNPEDYLIFLFHILFATGSALLAGSVVIGIVGTRALRSQNRFIFMLNTSISDTLTGCSVFYLGLFDVQEGYPSRNGTYYILPSFLGVNVLTFLFAQFDRYLAVCHPFFYKRYITRGVVTGVCALCWGYTYSILTVQSVVPVAYAAQMNAFGVIVLQVIVAVKVLMTIKLYMIARHQLSREAPSSEKDSKKESLRIIVFVVICFLILWAPSFVNISVRYVTKGGLRFRNEATNLFAIMARLNALSTPALYIWGSPSLRAAVWNRVWSKIFQRRKPRADSGHVKHMKGEEKILSITHQRNMNTEDS; via the exons ATGCTCCAGTTCAATCGAACCGTTCCTCTTTCAGTTGATTTTACTAATCCAGAAGATTATTTGATATTTCTTTTTCATATCCTATTCGCCACAGGCTCTGCTCTCCTGGCTGGTTCTGTGGTCATTGGCATCGTGGGCACCAGGGCCCTGCGCTCCCAGAACCGCTTTATCTTCATGTTAAACACCAGCATCAGTGACACTTTAACCGGCTGCTCTGTCTTCTATCTCGGCCTGTTCGATGTCCAGGAGGGCTATCCGTCCCGAAACGGCACCTATTACATTTTACCGTCATTCCTAGGGGTGAATGTGTTGACGTTTCTATTCGCGCAGTTTGACAGATACCTGGCAGTGTGCCATCCGTTCTTCTACAAGCGTTACATCACGCGCGGGGTGGTGACCGGCGTCTGTGCGCTTTGTTGGGGTTATACATACTCAATTCTGACTGTTCAAAGTGTTGTGCCCGTCGCGTACGCCGCTCAAATGAACGCGTTTGGAGTCATAGTCCTGCAGGTGATCGTGGCCGTCAAAGTTTTGATGACTATCAAACTGTACATGATCGCCCGACATCAGCTCAGCCGAGAGGCGCCCAGCAGCGAGAAGGACAGCAAGAAAGAATCGTTGCGCATTATCGTTTTCGTGGTCATTTGTTTTCTCATCTTATGGGCTCCGTCTTTTGTGAACATCTCGGTGAGATATGTGACCAAGGGCGGGTTGAGGTTCAGAAATGAAGCCACGAACCTGTTCGCGATCATGGCCCGATTGAACGCGCTCAGCACGCCGGCGCTGTACATTTGGGGAAGTCCATCTTTACGCGCGGCGGTCTGGAACCGAGTGTGGAGCAAAATATTCCAGAGAAGAAAACCAAG GGCGGACTCTGGCCATGTGAAACACATGAAGGGAGAAGAGAAAATACTCAGCATCACACATCAGAGAAACATGAACACAGAAGACTCTTAA
- the LOC127640218 gene encoding melanocortin receptor 4-like — MPLTNFENVLLFLFNIILATSIVFLNASVFLSILMSKSLREENRFMYMLSTCLSDICSGVAYYYCGVLDVRDSYDSPTRTLYIAPTFMGLSYMAILAAQADRYHAVSAPFKYSQRMTRKRTLLVILAYWVYAFVIVAVNNLVTIGVAKKITGIGTFVANIFTIIIMIGLNIKLFFIAKVQLEREPASAERDYKRASVYLIIVVAVCFLITWLPIFLHIIVCNFVGSTCYTFKNEGTDPLRTLPRVNAVLTPLLYIRGCSALRSTLLTKVWRTAYCKRKG, encoded by the coding sequence ATGCCGCTCACAAATTTTGAGAACGTGTTGTTGTTTCTCTTCAATATAATTCTCGCCACCAGCATCGTTTTTCTCAATGCATCCGTGTTTCTCTCCATTCTGATGAGTAAATCCCTGCGCGAAGAGAACCGCTTTATGTACATGCTCAGCACGTGTCTAAGTGACATCTGCTCCGGAGTTGCATATTATTATTGCGGGGTTTTGGACGTGCGGGATAGCTATGACTCCCCGACGCGTACTTTATACATCGCGCCAACTTTTATGGGCCTGTCCTACATGGCGATTCTTGCCGCGCAGGCGGACCGGTACCACGCGGTCTCCGCGCCTTTCAAATACTCCCAGCGCATGACCCGAAAAAGAACCCTGTTGGTCATCCTGGCATACTGGGTTTATGCTTTTGTGATTGTGGCTGTTAATAATCTGGTTACAATAGGAGTGGCTAAGAAAATTACGGGCATTGGTACTTTTGTGGCGAACATTTTCACCATCATAATCATGATTGGGTTGAACATCAAGCTGTTTTTCATTGCCAAAGTTCAGCTAGAGCGCGAACCCGCGAGCGCGGAACGAGACTACAAGCGCGCGTCCGTGTATCTCATCATAGTCGTTGCAGTGTGTTTTCTAATCACATGGTTGCCCATCTTTCTTCATATTATTGTGTGCAATTTTGTTGGTTCAACGTGCTATACGTTCAAAAATGAGGGCACAGACCCTCTGCGCACTCTGCCACGGGTGAATGCAGTTCTCACCCCATTATTGTATATCAGGGGCTGTTCTGCACTCAGGAGCACCCTACTTACTAAAGTCTGGAGAACAGCATACTGCAAGAGGAAAgggtaa
- the LOC127640637 gene encoding prisilkin-39-like translates to MGRLTVLFLLALVVSVVSKRAGGSKGGFSWGKAGGSSNKGGSSNSKGSSSQGSHSAPANYPRQPQVPNQNPPPYPGRGGNPAPGGYPAQGGYPPQGGYPAQGGYPPQGGYPAQGNYPGRSGYPGQGGYPAQGSYPGGSYPNRNPGQAGGYGNPYPGGGSYPGYPNRGGSYPGGGVAGAGAGAYPGAAQYPYWNPNNKIMSPGYGGNYGGQGYGGGRSPFAQSVQNMGMAPSYNSRGFGRQAVMAAGVGAVAGMALGYGLGSFPRPHFNFHNPQEEYYYNNYMYRRYGQTPPNGNVNQNGNTNSQGGRPVDSGLTPEGQGKINPYDIFQNTPPQSFDNFMDKCIKRTDLLRQESRSRRFTEFPEPEATLGGELGVEDNSPRVAQEDAMSNNSTVEKATSETSSDTTSFVTSKLSETQSQPQRQIQEIAAEDAKEDDDTVSIMEIGYPVLIEQMKARRCVELYMVYAEQHAEKQMQQRSNIDDQTNSGSGDLHGPLNHGVMLLLTSILACYL, encoded by the coding sequence ATGGGTCGTCTAACCGTACTATTTCTCTTGGCTCTTGTGGTCTCAGTTGTGTCCAAACGAGCTGGGGGTAGTAAAGGTGGATTCAGCTGGGGCAAAGCTGGTGGTAGCTCAAACAAAGGTGGCAGCAGCAACTCTAAAGGCTCTTCATCTCAAGGGTCACACTCGGCCCCAGCAAACTACCCTCGCCAACCTCAAGTACCAAATCAGAATCCACCCCCCTACCCTGGACGCGGTGGTAACCCAGCACCAGGTGGTTACCCAGCACAAGGTGGATACCCACCGCAAGGTGGTTACCCAGCACAAGGTGGATACCCACCGCAAGGTGGTTACCCAGCTCAAGGTAACTACCCAGGGCGTAGTGGTTATCCAGGACAAGGTGGTTACCCAGCACAAGGTAGCTACCCAGGTGGTTCTTACCCCAACAGGAATCCTGGACAAGCTGGAGGGTATGGAAACCCCTACCCAGGTGGAGGCTCTTATCCAGGGTATCCAAACCGAGGGGGTTCCTACCCTGGTGGGGGTGTGGCAGGAGCAGGCGCAGGCGCATATCCAGGTGCTGCCCAGTACCCTTACTGGAACCCCAATAACAAAATCATGAGCCCAGGCTATGGTGGCAACTACGGTGGTCAAGGGTACGGTGGTGGTAGATCGCCTTTCGCCCAGTCAGTGCAGAACATGGGTATGGCCCCTTCTTACAACTCAAGGGGGTTTGGCAGGCAGGCAGTTATGGCTGCTGGAGTAGGGGCAGTGGCTGGAATGGCTCTGGGATATGGCCTTGGGAGTTTCCCCCGCCCCCATTTTAATTTCCACAACCCGCAGGAGGAATACTACTATAATAACTACATGTACAGACGTTATGGCCAAACACCCCCTAATGGTAATGTGAATCAGAATGGGAATACCAACTCTCAAGGTGGCAGGCCAGTTGATTCTGGTTTAACCCCTGAGGGTCAAGGAAAGATTAACCCATATGACATCTTCCAGAATACTCCACCTCAGTCATTTGACAACTTCATGGACAAATGCATTAAGAGAACAGACTTGCTGCGACAGGAAAGTAGATCGAGGAGATTCACGGAGTTCCCTGAGCCTGAAGCTACACTAGGTGGCGAACTTGGAGTCGAGGACAACAGTCCCAGGGTCGCTCAAGAAGATGCCATGAGCAACAACAGTACAGTTGAAAAAGCCACGTCAGAAACCAGTTCAGATACCACCTCGTTTGTAACCTCAAAGCTGTCCGAAACACAGAGTCAACCTCAAAGACAGATTCAGGAAATTGCAGCAGAAGATGCCAAGGAAGACGACGATACCGTGAGCATTATGGAGATTGGCTATCCTGTGCTAATTGAGCAAATGAAGGCACGGCGTTGTGTCGAGCTGTATATGGTCTACGCAGAACAGCATGCAGAAAAACAGATGCAGCAACGCAGCAACATCGATGATCAAACCAACAGTGGCAGTGGTGACCTGCATGGACCCCTTAACCATGGAGTCATGCTACTCCTTACTAGCATTCTTGCCTGTTATCTTTAG